A segment of the Macrotis lagotis isolate mMagLag1 chromosome 8, bilby.v1.9.chrom.fasta, whole genome shotgun sequence genome:
CCCCTGCTTTGGTCAGACCACTCCCGGGGATTACgctctatttttgttgttgtttttgcaaggcagtaggattaagtgacttgcccaaggtcacacagctaggtaattaagtgtctgagttcggatttgaactcagatgctcctgactccagggctagtgctctattcactgcaccacccaggcTGCCCCTGATTATGAGCTTTTTAGGCATCCATCTTTAGGATGAATACTGATAATCTAGGAAAACACCTAGAGGACAGCCTAGTTAGTGAGGAGTCTCAAGAAGCATTTGAAGCACTGGAAATACTAATTGTGAAgataagaaaatttggaagaatttGCTAACTGTCATCAAGTATTTGAAGTATTGTCATGGGGAAAGTGAATTAATGTTCTGCTTTATTCCAGAGGGCAGAACTCTGGAGTAGAAAGTAGATCAATTAAGGCTTGATGAAACAACTTTCAAAACATTAGTTGCCAGAAAGTGCAGTAGATGTCTCAGAAGACATTGGGCTGTTCCTCAGTTAAAGTCTTTGGTTACAAGTGAATGTATTTTGGGAATCTTGCCTATGTTATTCAAGTCAGGTATAATTTGCGCTATGTTCCCTTTCAAGCCTAAATTTTGCAACCCTAGGACCCCTGTTTTAATTCTAGCCCTTCTCTAAGGATAATGTGTCAGGAAAAAAGGCTCATCCTAAACTCATAGAGgttaggttcaaatctcagctctattTACCTCTTATGCAGCCTAGAACAAGTTGCCTAATAccttctgaatttgttttcctatctgcaaaatgaaaggggaATGGCCTAGATTGAGTATCTCCAGTTCTACCCGGAATGAATCTATGAAAAactaaatttgaaatttgaacttgggtacaaATCCTGATTCTGTTATTATGTTTAACCTCaagcaattcacttaatttttctgggttTCTCTATAAAAATGACAGGATAGTTTAAAAGATCTCTAAGATCTGTTCTAGCTCAGACTTTGACTATCCTAGGTAGTCCCTCTACTGACCATCAGGATGAGCCTTCTTAGAACTTACTGCtgctcttgttttgttttttctcctgtCAGTACCTCGGAAACTTTCCTGTACAGGGTTCTTCTAGGGGCCCGGCAGCTGGTGAATCCTGGGCCTCATGCCATGTATGCTCGAGTAAAGAGGGTGGAAAGCAATCCCAGTTATCAGGGCATGGCCTCCAGTGCTGATGTGGCCCTGGTCCAGCTGGAGGCTCCAGTGACCTTCACCGACCACATCCTGCCTGTGTGCATTCCTAACCCTGAGGTCAAGTTTGAGGCAGGGATGAACTGTTGGGTCACAGGCTGGGGCAGTCCCAGTGAACAAGGTAAACTGAGGGAAGTGGCAGATATTTAAAGAAACTAAGGATCCTAAGGAGATTTGGGACAGAAAGAGATTGGGGTATCTGCAGTCAAATACTttgaagcgggggggggggggggggggggatggcctaaaaagcaacaagaaattaaaaaatgcttttcaaattctGACTTCTGTGTATACTTTAGCATTTCACTGGGAAAGAGGAGGTATAATTGTCAATGATCCATAAACTGAATGGCAGTGGGATTGCAAGTCTCATTAATAGCTTGAAGACAGGATTGTAGAGTCCTTAAATGACCAAAACACTATCTTAAAGGACAACTTTGATATTAAtgtcccttctcttccactccaaATTTTAAGTGAGATGAGGATTTAGAAAAGGAAGGCACTACAGGATGATGAGAGtgggaaaaaacagaagaaataaaggtaGCTTATAATCAGAAGAGGTGAAGTGGTGTTCTTGTTCTGGGGACCAGGTGTGGGATATTATGGGGAAAGTTATCACTCAAATTGCAGTGGTCTCTCTCCCTCTAGATAACCTGCCCAGTCCCCAAATTCTACAAAAGTTGGCTGTGCCCATCATTGATAGACAGAAATGCAACTACCTCTATAACAAGGACTCAGAGAATGGACTACTACCCAAAACCATCCAAGATGACATGTTGTGTGCTGGTTATGCAGAGGGGAAGAAAGATGCATGCAAGGTATGTCCTTATGCTGGGGGTTTGCCCATGGGCCAGAAGCTGGTAAGAGAGAGCCTGGTAGGGTGTAAATTTAGACCTTCTGCTCCTAAAACTAACCAAGCCCTAAGTGCAGATTGAGTTAAATAAGGTGTTAAGGGAGAGGTTTGGGTCAGGAGTCGGGAAATCTTTGGTGGGAGACTTGGTTGGGAATATGAATTACTGTGTAACTTCATCCAAGTTATTTTTCTGATCCATTTACCTCTAAAATGGGGAGGTTGAAATACTAAGGTTGTAATCCTGGGTGACTAGAAAGATGGTAGTCTTTTGAAGAATTAGGGCAGTTTTGAGTAAGAGATTTGAGGGGGGAAAATGGGTTCTGGTTCGGAACACAATGAGCTCAGAATGTCTAACATATACAGATGAGGCTGATTTAGCTGTGTGTGCTAGCTATACAACCACTAAatagttcaaatgtggtctcaaaccctggctaagtcacttaactcttcaaGCATTGTGAGGAATggataaatgagatatttctatAAGTGCTCAGCACACTGACCatatgtttattcccttccttgtGAGGGATACCTAACCATGAGTTTTGCTTCTTGATACAGGGTGACTCTGGGGGACCCCTGGTCTGCCGCATTGGTCATTCTTGGCTCCAGGCTGGAGTGATCAGCTGGGGAGAAGGCTGTGCCCGCCGCAACCGCCCAGGAGTATACATCCGTGTTGCTTCTCACGATGCCTGGATCCACAAAATCATTCCAGAATtgcagttcaaatctggctccgATAGGAAGAGGGGGCCTCGGAGCCAAGA
Coding sequences within it:
- the LOC141495534 gene encoding serine protease 27-like, whose protein sequence is MRQLQVLSLFFLLLQFGTKETESTVCGQPQMLNRMVGGQNAQEGEWPWQVSIQRNGTHFCGGSLIMDQWVLTAAHCFSNTSETFLYRVLLGARQLVNPGPHAMYARVKRVESNPSYQGMASSADVALVQLEAPVTFTDHILPVCIPNPEVKFEAGMNCWVTGWGSPSEQDNLPSPQILQKLAVPIIDRQKCNYLYNKDSENGLLPKTIQDDMLCAGYAEGKKDACKGDSGGPLVCRIGHSWLQAGVISWGEGCARRNRPGVYIRVASHDAWIHKIIPELQFKSGSDRKRGPRSQEKNSASGLAAQFLLLGLTALLTF